A region of Oncorhynchus kisutch isolate 150728-3 linkage group LG29, Okis_V2, whole genome shotgun sequence DNA encodes the following proteins:
- the pisd gene encoding phosphatidylserine decarboxylase proenzyme, mitochondrial isoform X8, with translation MTPRLQFPQLALRRRLGQLSCMSRPVLRLRSWPLSFLYYFLTFGALKPLAKVGWRPTSRVALYKTIPTRLLSRAWGRLNQVELPTWLRKPVYSLYIWTFGVNMQEAAVEDLIQYRNLGEFFRRKLKPAVRPVCNSHCVISPADGKILHFGRVRNCEVEQVKGVTYSLETFLGPHTWAEAINCTIKPSNEEDPSSFQDLLVTKEGNELFHCVVYLAPGDYHCFHSPTDWRVAHRRHFPGSLMSVNPGVARWIKELFCHNERVVLSGEWTHGFFSLTAVGATNVGSIRIYFDKELRTNSPRYSKGSYNDFSYLSNNNQEGVSMRKGEHLGEFNLGSTIVLLFEAPHDFTFNLKAGQKIRYGEPLGTM, from the exons GTTGCAGTTCCCTCAGTTGGCCTTGCGGCGTCGTCTTGGCCAGTTGAGCTGCATGTCCCGGCCCGTCTTGCGGCTGCGCTCATGGCCGCTCAGCTTCCTCTACTACTTCCTGACCTTCGGCGCACTCAAGCCCCTGGCCAAGGTTGGCTGGAGACCAACAAGCAGG GTTGCTCTGTACAAGACCATCCCAACACGGCTGCTGTCTCGGGCCTGGGGTCGCCTGAACCAGGTGGAACTACCCACCTGGCTGAGAAAGCCAGTCTACAGTCTGTATATCTGGACGTTTGGCGTCAACATGCAGGAGGCGGCTGTGGAAGACCTAATTCAGTACAGGAACCTGGGAGAGTTCTTTAGACGGAAACTCAAACCGGCTGTCCGGCCCGTGTGCAACTCGCACTgcgtg ATCAGCCCAGCAGACGGGAAGATCCTGCACTTTGGGCGTGTGCGGAACTGTGAGGTGGAGCAAGTCAAAGGTGTCACCTACTCTTTGGAGACCTTCCTGGGACCCCACACCTGGGCTGAGGCCATCAACTGCACCATCAAGCCATCAA ATGAAGAGGACCCCAGCTCATTCCAGGACCTGCTGGTGACTAAAGAGGGGAATGAGCTGTTCCACTGTGTGGTGTACCTGGCTCCAGGAGACTACCACTGCTTCCACTCCCCCACAGACTGGAGGGTGGCCCACAGAAGACACTTCCCTG GCTCTCTGATGTCAGTGAACCCTGGCGTGGCTCGCTGGATCAAAGAACTGTTCTGCCATAACGAGAGAGTGGTGCTGAGTGGAGAGTGGACACACGGCTTCTTCTCCCTCACCGCTGTAGGAGCCACCAATGTGGGCTCCATACGCATCTACTTTGACAAG GAGCTTCGGACCAACAGCCCGCGCTACAGCAAAGGCTCATACAACGACTTCAGCTACTTGTCGAACAACAACCAGGAGGGAGTGAGCATGAGGAAAGGGGAGCACCTGGGAGAGTTCAACCTGGGCTCCACCATCGTCCTGCTCTTCGAGGCTCCACACGACTTCACCTTCAACCTGAAGGCCGGCCAGAAGATCCGCTACGGAGAACCCCTGGGGACTATGTGA
- the pisd gene encoding phosphatidylserine decarboxylase proenzyme, mitochondrial isoform X3, giving the protein MVRCCRSLHSPPSCYNLHRVRVDVRRLRTISSTGAAGEQGGGNDGNVSGHGAQALSHRNRFRLQFPQLALRRRLGQLSCMSRPVLRLRSWPLSFLYYFLTFGALKPLAKVGWRPTSRVALYKTIPTRLLSRAWGRLNQVELPTWLRKPVYSLYIWTFGVNMQEAAVEDLIQYRNLGEFFRRKLKPAVRPVCNSHCVISPADGKILHFGRVRNCEVEQVKGVTYSLETFLGPHTWAEAINCTIKPSNEEDPSSFQDLLVTKEGNELFHCVVYLAPGDYHCFHSPTDWRVAHRRHFPGSLMSVNPGVARWIKELFCHNERVVLSGEWTHGFFSLTAVGATNVGSIRIYFDKELRTNSPRYSKGSYNDFSYLSNNNQEGVSMRKGEHLGEFNLGSTIVLLFEAPHDFTFNLKAGQKIRYGEPLGTM; this is encoded by the exons ATGGTGAGATGCTGCAGGTCTTTGCATAGCCCTCCGTCTTGCTACAATCTCCACAGAGTTAGGGTTGATGTGCGCCGGCTCCGGACGATCAGCTCCACAGGAGCTGCCGGGGAGCAGGGGGGAGGCAACGACGGCAACGTCTCAGGCCACGGGGCCCAAGCACTCAGCCACAGGAACCGATTCAG GTTGCAGTTCCCTCAGTTGGCCTTGCGGCGTCGTCTTGGCCAGTTGAGCTGCATGTCCCGGCCCGTCTTGCGGCTGCGCTCATGGCCGCTCAGCTTCCTCTACTACTTCCTGACCTTCGGCGCACTCAAGCCCCTGGCCAAGGTTGGCTGGAGACCAACAAGCAGG GTTGCTCTGTACAAGACCATCCCAACACGGCTGCTGTCTCGGGCCTGGGGTCGCCTGAACCAGGTGGAACTACCCACCTGGCTGAGAAAGCCAGTCTACAGTCTGTATATCTGGACGTTTGGCGTCAACATGCAGGAGGCGGCTGTGGAAGACCTAATTCAGTACAGGAACCTGGGAGAGTTCTTTAGACGGAAACTCAAACCGGCTGTCCGGCCCGTGTGCAACTCGCACTgcgtg ATCAGCCCAGCAGACGGGAAGATCCTGCACTTTGGGCGTGTGCGGAACTGTGAGGTGGAGCAAGTCAAAGGTGTCACCTACTCTTTGGAGACCTTCCTGGGACCCCACACCTGGGCTGAGGCCATCAACTGCACCATCAAGCCATCAA ATGAAGAGGACCCCAGCTCATTCCAGGACCTGCTGGTGACTAAAGAGGGGAATGAGCTGTTCCACTGTGTGGTGTACCTGGCTCCAGGAGACTACCACTGCTTCCACTCCCCCACAGACTGGAGGGTGGCCCACAGAAGACACTTCCCTG GCTCTCTGATGTCAGTGAACCCTGGCGTGGCTCGCTGGATCAAAGAACTGTTCTGCCATAACGAGAGAGTGGTGCTGAGTGGAGAGTGGACACACGGCTTCTTCTCCCTCACCGCTGTAGGAGCCACCAATGTGGGCTCCATACGCATCTACTTTGACAAG GAGCTTCGGACCAACAGCCCGCGCTACAGCAAAGGCTCATACAACGACTTCAGCTACTTGTCGAACAACAACCAGGAGGGAGTGAGCATGAGGAAAGGGGAGCACCTGGGAGAGTTCAACCTGGGCTCCACCATCGTCCTGCTCTTCGAGGCTCCACACGACTTCACCTTCAACCTGAAGGCCGGCCAGAAGATCCGCTACGGAGAACCCCTGGGGACTATGTGA
- the pisd gene encoding phosphatidylserine decarboxylase proenzyme, mitochondrial isoform X9, whose product MSRPVLRLRSWPLSFLYYFLTFGALKPLAKVGWRPTSRVALYKTIPTRLLSRAWGRLNQVELPTWLRKPVYSLYIWTFGVNMQEAAVEDLIQYRNLGEFFRRKLKPAVRPVCNSHCVISPADGKILHFGRVRNCEVEQVKGVTYSLETFLGPHTWAEAINCTIKPSNEEDPSSFQDLLVTKEGNELFHCVVYLAPGDYHCFHSPTDWRVAHRRHFPGSLMSVNPGVARWIKELFCHNERVVLSGEWTHGFFSLTAVGATNVGSIRIYFDKELRTNSPRYSKGSYNDFSYLSNNNQEGVSMRKGEHLGEFNLGSTIVLLFEAPHDFTFNLKAGQKIRYGEPLGTM is encoded by the exons ATGTCCCGGCCCGTCTTGCGGCTGCGCTCATGGCCGCTCAGCTTCCTCTACTACTTCCTGACCTTCGGCGCACTCAAGCCCCTGGCCAAGGTTGGCTGGAGACCAACAAGCAGG GTTGCTCTGTACAAGACCATCCCAACACGGCTGCTGTCTCGGGCCTGGGGTCGCCTGAACCAGGTGGAACTACCCACCTGGCTGAGAAAGCCAGTCTACAGTCTGTATATCTGGACGTTTGGCGTCAACATGCAGGAGGCGGCTGTGGAAGACCTAATTCAGTACAGGAACCTGGGAGAGTTCTTTAGACGGAAACTCAAACCGGCTGTCCGGCCCGTGTGCAACTCGCACTgcgtg ATCAGCCCAGCAGACGGGAAGATCCTGCACTTTGGGCGTGTGCGGAACTGTGAGGTGGAGCAAGTCAAAGGTGTCACCTACTCTTTGGAGACCTTCCTGGGACCCCACACCTGGGCTGAGGCCATCAACTGCACCATCAAGCCATCAA ATGAAGAGGACCCCAGCTCATTCCAGGACCTGCTGGTGACTAAAGAGGGGAATGAGCTGTTCCACTGTGTGGTGTACCTGGCTCCAGGAGACTACCACTGCTTCCACTCCCCCACAGACTGGAGGGTGGCCCACAGAAGACACTTCCCTG GCTCTCTGATGTCAGTGAACCCTGGCGTGGCTCGCTGGATCAAAGAACTGTTCTGCCATAACGAGAGAGTGGTGCTGAGTGGAGAGTGGACACACGGCTTCTTCTCCCTCACCGCTGTAGGAGCCACCAATGTGGGCTCCATACGCATCTACTTTGACAAG GAGCTTCGGACCAACAGCCCGCGCTACAGCAAAGGCTCATACAACGACTTCAGCTACTTGTCGAACAACAACCAGGAGGGAGTGAGCATGAGGAAAGGGGAGCACCTGGGAGAGTTCAACCTGGGCTCCACCATCGTCCTGCTCTTCGAGGCTCCACACGACTTCACCTTCAACCTGAAGGCCGGCCAGAAGATCCGCTACGGAGAACCCCTGGGGACTATGTGA